Part of the Polaribacter sp. Hel1_33_78 genome is shown below.
GGGGAAACAGAACCTGATAAACTATATGATTTACAAAACGAAATAGAATCGTTTACCATCTTTTCAGATGACCATATTGATAGGTTTTGTAAAGAGTTTTATAAAGATACGGAAACAGATGAACGTTTACACCCTATCATTGATGAGGTTGTAGATAACTTTAAGAATTTAGAAAATGATGAACAAAAAGAAGAGTTTAAATCTAAAATTCAATCTTTCATTCGATTGTATTCTTACATCTCTCAAATCATCAATTTTACAGAAGTAAATTGGGAGAAACTATATGTATTCCTTCGATTCTTAAACAAGAAACTACCAAAAGGAATTACTGAAAAAATTAGTATAATAGATTCAGTTGATTTAGGTTCTTTAAGAATTCAAATGATGGGAGAATCTCGTTTATCATTAGAAGATAAAGGTGGAGAAATCGAACCAATGTCTGGTGGAACAGGTGGTGGTATTGATGAACCAGAATTAGACCTTTTATCTCATATTATTCAACGGATTAATGAAGTTTATGGAATAGAGTTATCTGAGGAGGATAAAGTTGATTTGAAACAGGTAACCGAAAGATTAAAGAATAATGATGATTTGGTTTCTGTTATGATGGGTGATAATTCAGAGAGTGATAAAAAAGATTGGTTCAAAAAGGAATTTGGTGGAGAGGTTTCTGAATACTACGGAGATAGATTAGATTTTTATAAGAAGATAATGAACCCTAAAGTCTTCCCAATGATATTAGAGGGGATGTATAAAGATTACAATAAAGATATAAGGAAGTAACAATATTTAAGTATGGATTTATTTAAAAATCTAGAGGAGTTATGGGGGAAACCTTTGTTATTGGGTAATGGGTTTAGTGTTTTAAACAATCCAACTTTTAATTATACTAATTTAATTGATGAGATAAAAAATGAGTATGAAGACGAAATGACAACTATTTTAAATGATAACAATAATAAAAATATAGAAGAAATATTGTTTAAAATCCAATCGAGTATTGAAATCTGTAAAATATTAACTATTGACGTTGAAAAAATTAAAAAAGTAGAAGAAAAACTAAAAAAAAGTTTTATCGAGACAATAACAAAAATTCAACCAGATTGGAATTTCTTTAAAACCGAATCAGGAACCTTATTTGGTAATCAATTAAAAAAGTTTGGAAATATTTTCACTACAAATTATGATTTAAATCTATATTATTTAATGGTACAATCTAAAAATGGGTTGATAAATCATTCTGACAACTTCTCTAATGATGGAAATTATTTGAAATTTGATAATGAAAACAATGAAATACATAGACATCACATTTATTATTTACACGGAAACATAATGTTGTTCAGTAATGAAGATAATGTGTACAAAGTAAGACATTCACAAGGTCAAAGAATAGTTTCACAAATTGAAGAAAACTTAAATAATAACTATCTCCCTTTAATCATAACTGAGGGAAACTCTGAACATAAATTAAATAAAATAAATGGGAATAAATACTTAAGGTTTTGTTTTAAAGAATTTAATAAACTTAAATCTTTGGTCATATTTGGTCATTCTTTAAGTGAATTTGATAAACACATATTAGATGTTATAAATGATTCTAAAAAAAGAGTTTATTATGGATTAAATAAACCTACAAATGAAAAAATTAACAAAGTAAAATCTTTATTTGGTGAAAATATTGAACTTAAAATTTTTAACTCAAGTTTACTTTTCAATACTGACCAAAATTCTTAAAGAGAATTCATTACTCTATCAATCTTCTCCAGTAAAAAAAAATGACTCCGATAAAATAACGAGTAAGACCTCTATTTTATAAAAAAGTATTTCTCTCAGTTACAAGAAACCCCCCTTCTACTTCCCTTTAATTTATAAATAAATAGGGTTCACTTTATTTGGATATATCATAGGTTTTTAATACATTTAAGTGTTGAAATTAAAAGGAATCACTATTATGAATAAAATGGTAATTAAGTACAATAGAACATCAACTATCAATCAAAAGGGAGGAAGGTTTGAGTTAGATAAGAACAAATACGATTTAACTATAAACGATTTTGGAGTTAGTGGTAAAATACCTTTCAAAAAGAGAGAAGGAGGTTTTCAACTTATTGAACTGGTAAATGAGAGTAAGGTTGAGAAAATTGTTTTTGAGGATTTGAGTAGGTGTGGTAGAACTCTGAAAGATTCAATTAATACATTGGATTTCTTTTTGGAAAAGGGTGTGGTAATAAAAATCAGAAACATTGGTATTGAATCTCATACTCCTAATGGTGATAAAAACCCTATGTGGAATATTGTTACTTCTATCCTTTCATCAGTTTATGAAATGGAAAGAGAGAGAATCTTAGAGGTTACAGAGATGGGTAGGAAAAATTATGTAATGAAGGGTGGAAAGTTAGGAAGGAAGTTAGGAAGTAAAGAAGATACTGTTGTTTGGTTAAATAAACCTCAAACCAAATCCATTATGAAACTTCTCAAAATGGGAAAATCTAATAGAGATATTATTGGAAGGTTGAATTGTTCTCCTAAAACAATTACAAAGTGTAGAAATCATTTGAAACAAGATTTAATTATTGTGTAATGAGTAAAAAGAAAAAATTAAATAAAAAAATCAGAGATAGTTATGGAACTATTACTCTGAAAGAATTAATTGATAGAGGTGAGTGTTCTCCATTTCATCACTTGAGTGATGGAAATTATATCGGAGGGTTAACAATACCTAATTCAACTGGAATTAATTAAACCTAATATGGAAACAAAAAGAATAATTAAAAAATATAACATTAGTGAAGATGAACTTAATTCACTTCGTAGATTTTGTGAAATAATAATTGATTTTAAAGGAAATAAGAACAAACAAACTTTACATACTAATCATTTCAAATAAAATAATCTATCAATCTGATTCTTATTGGTTCTTACAACCTCACTACAAAGAAAAACCCCCACCATTACTGATGAGGGAGTTTCCAAATTATGAATATGAAGTAACAAAAATCATAACTCTTAATTTTTAATTAGTTCTAACCTTTGAATACATTTATCTAAACTGAGATTCTTATCTAATGAAACTTCAATTCTTTCACCTAAGTTCTCATAGAACATAAACTGACATAAAACCTCATTTGTCCAATAGTTTCTTTTTTGAACTATTCCATATCTAAACATACCACTCTCATCTAAATAGGTTTTTGTGTAGGTAGTGTTTTCTTTGATTTTCCCTAATGGGGAATTAACCGATTCTCTTAATCTTATTTTATTACTCATATCTCTTAATTTTATTTGTTTTAAAATACTCTTCAATTAACTTATCCCAAAGTTTTATCTCTTTTTCACCAAAA
Proteins encoded:
- a CDS encoding DUF4917 family protein, translated to MDLFKNLEELWGKPLLLGNGFSVLNNPTFNYTNLIDEIKNEYEDEMTTILNDNNNKNIEEILFKIQSSIEICKILTIDVEKIKKVEEKLKKSFIETITKIQPDWNFFKTESGTLFGNQLKKFGNIFTTNYDLNLYYLMVQSKNGLINHSDNFSNDGNYLKFDNENNEIHRHHIYYLHGNIMLFSNEDNVYKVRHSQGQRIVSQIEENLNNNYLPLIITEGNSEHKLNKINGNKYLRFCFKEFNKLKSLVIFGHSLSEFDKHILDVINDSKKRVYYGLNKPTNEKINKVKSLFGENIELKIFNSSLLFNTDQNS
- a CDS encoding recombinase family protein, with amino-acid sequence MNKMVIKYNRTSTINQKGGRFELDKNKYDLTINDFGVSGKIPFKKREGGFQLIELVNESKVEKIVFEDLSRCGRTLKDSINTLDFFLEKGVVIKIRNIGIESHTPNGDKNPMWNIVTSILSSVYEMERERILEVTEMGRKNYVMKGGKLGRKLGSKEDTVVWLNKPQTKSIMKLLKMGKSNRDIIGRLNCSPKTITKCRNHLKQDLIIV